One Baekduia alba genomic window, GGACGGCCGAGATGTGGGCGACGCTCGACGGCCTGCGCCGCGCCGCCGGCCGGATGCCGACGCCCGAGGAGGGCGCCGCGTTCCTGGAGACCTACGCGCCCGAGTTCGAGCTGGCGCTCTAGGCGGTCGGCGCGGCGATCACTTCGGCGCCGCGCCGGCCTTGGCCCGGCGCGCCGCCTTCGTGCGCTCGTTCGGGTCCAGCATCCACTTGCGGATCCGGACCGCCTTGGGCGTGACCTCGACGCACTCGTCCTCGCGCAGCCACTCCATGGCCTGGTCGAGCGAGAGCTGGCGGGCCGGCACGAGGCGCTCGAGCTCGTCGGCGGTCGCGGAGCGCACGTTGGTCAGGTGCTTCTCGCGCACGATGTTGACGTCGAGGTCGTCGGCCCTGGCGTTCTCGCCGATGACCATGCCCGCGTAGACCTGGTCGCCGGGCGAGACGAAGAGCGAGCCGCGGTCCTGCATCTGGAAGCAGGAGTACGACGTCACGGCGCCCTGGCGGTCGGACACCAGCGCCCCGGTCGGCCGCGTGCGCAGCTCGCCGTGCCACGGCTCCATCCCGTCGCTGACGCTGTGCGCGATGCCCGTGCCGCGCGTCTCGGTGAGGAACTCGGTCCGGAACCCGATCAGGCCGCGGGCCGGGACGCGGTAGTCCATCCGGACCCAGCCGGTGCCGTGGTTGCTCATCTGCTCCAGGCGGCCCTTGCGCAGCGCGAGCATCTGCGTGACGACGCCGACGAAGTCCTCGGGCACGTCGATCGTCATGCGCTCCATCGGCTCGTGCACGGCGCCGTCGATCTCGCGCGTGACGACGCGCGGCTGGCCGACGAGCAGCTCGAAGCCCTCGCGGCGCATCGTCTCGACGAGCACCGCGAGCTGCAGCTCGCCGCGGCCCTGCACCTCCCAGGCGTCCGGCCGCTCGGTCGCCTCGACGCGGATCGACACGTTGCCGATCAGCTCCTGGTCGAGACGCGCCTGGATCTGGCGGGCCGTCAGCTTGTTGCCGTCCTTGCCCGCGAAGGGGGAGGTCGACGTCGCGATCGTCACGCCGATCGAGGGGTCGTCGACGTGCAGGACCGGCAGCGGCCGCGGGTCGTCGAGGTCGGCGAGCGTCTCGCCGATCGTGACGTCCTGCAGGCCGGCGACGGCGCAGATCTCGCCCGGGCCCGCCTCGTCGACGGGGACGCGGTGCAGGCCGTCGGTGACGAACAGCTCGGTGATCTTCGCGCGCGTGACGGTCTCCCCGTCGGCGCGGCACCAGCCGATGTCGCCCTTGCGGATCGTGCCCTGGCGCACGCGGCAGATGCCGAGGCGGCCGAGGTAGGGATCGGCGTCGAGGTTGGTGACGAGCGCCTGCGACGGGTGGTCCGGGTCGTAGGCCGGCGGCGGCACGGTCTCGACGAGCAGGTCGAGCAGCGGCTTGAGCGACTCGCCCGGCGTCGTCTGGTCCATCGACGCGGTGCCGGCGCGCGCGTTGGTGAAGACGATCGGGAACTCGAGCTGCTCCTCGGCGGCGTCGAGGTCCAGGAACAGCTCCTCGACCTCGTGGACGACCTCGTCGATCCGCGCGTCCGGGCGGTCGATCTTGTTGACCACCAACACGACCGGGAGCTTGCTCTCCAGCGCCTTGCGCAGGACGAACCGCGTCTGGGGCAGCGGGCCCTCGGAGGCGTCGACGAGCAGCAGCACGCCGTCGACCATCGTCAGCCCGCGCTCGACCTCGCCGCCGAAGTCGGCGTGGCCCGGCGTGTCGATGATGTTCAACTTGGTCGGGCCGTACTGGACCGCGGTGTTCTTCGCGAGGATCGTGATGCCGCGCTCGCGCTCCTGGTCCATCGAGTCCATGACCCGGTCGGTCAGGGCCGCCCCCTCGCGAAACGCGCCGGACTGGCGCAGCATGGCGTCGACCAGCGTGGTCTTGCCGTGGTCGACGTGGGCGATGATCGCGACGTTGCGGAGATCGTCGCGGGTGGCGGTGTTGTTGGCGCGGGAGGGCATGCGGCAGGGGAGGGTAGGAGATCGGGCTCCCACCCTCCCTGCCGGGTCAGCTAGGCCGGCGCGATGTTCTGGTTGCGGTGGAACACGTTGTCGGGGTCGTACTTGGCCTTGACGGCCGCCAGGCGCGCGTATGTCTCGTCGCCGTACGCGGCGCGGACGCGGTCCTGGCCCTCGTCGCCGAGGAAGTTGATGTAGGCCCCGCCGGTCGTGTGCTCCTCGAGCGAGGCGTACACGTCGCGGCCCCAGGCCAGGCACTCCTCGTCCTGCGTCGGGTCCTCCCAGCGCGACATGAAGTTCACGACGTAGGGCGCCGAGCGATGCGGGAACGCGGACGCGTCGGCCGGGACGCGTGCCGCGGCGCCGCCCATCGTGTGGATGTGCAGCTCGCAGGCGGGCGCCGGGCGGCCGGCGTGACCCTCGGCGAGGCGGTCGATCACCGCGTCGCTGAGCTCGGGCAGGTACCCGGCCTTCATGTGGTTGCGGGCGCCCTTCTCGAACAGCGGGTCCAGCAGCGACTGCAGCGCGGTGTACGGGATCGGGCCGAGCAGGTCGACGCCGGGCCCGAGCGCGCGAATCGGCGCGAGCGCGGCCTCGCCGTCCTCCAGCGGGCCGGACCAGCACGCGGCGACGGCGACGCCGGGGTGGCCGTGCATCTCCTCGGGCAGGAACGGCGCGGGCGGCGCGGTGGTCATGTTGACGAGCAGCGTCAGCTCCTCGGGCATGCCGGCGTCCACCATCTCCCGGACGCGGACGAGGATCTCGCGCAGCTGCGTCGCGGGGAAGAACGCCGCGCCGCCGTAGACGACCGGGCCGACGGACGCGAGCTGGAAGTCCAGCGACGTGACGATCCCGAAGTTGCCGCCGCCGCCCTTGAGCGCCCACAGCAGCTCGGCCTCCTCGTCGGAGCCCATGCCGGCGCGGACGACCTGGCCGTCGGCGGTGACCACGTCGGCGCCGATCAGGCGGTCGCACGCCAGGCCGTGCGCGCGCACGAGGTGGCCGATCCCGCCGCCGAGCGTGAAGCCGGCGACGCCGGTCGTCGACACCAGCCCGCCGGTGGTCGCGAGGCCGAAGGCCTGCGTCTCGTGGTCGAGCTCGTTCCACTGGAGCCCCGCCTGGGCGGTGGCGCGGCGGCCGCGCGGGTCGACGCGGACGCCCTTCATCGGGCCGAGGTCGATGACGATCCCGCCGTCGGAGGAGGAGAACCCCGGCAGGCTGTGGCCGCCGCCGCGGACGGCGATCTCGAGGCCCTCGCTGCGGGCGAACTGGACGGCGCGGATCACGTCGGCGACCCCGGCGCACCGCACGACGATCGCGGGCCGGTCGTCGTCGAACATGCCGTTCCAGACCGTGCGGGCCTCGTCGTAGCCGGCGTCGCCGGGCGTGAAGCAGGCGCCGCGCAGCCCCTCGCGGAGCTCCTGGACGGTGCCGGCGTCGAGCGTGGTGGAAGCGGGGTGGAGAGAGGTCATGGCGGCGATGGTGCTCCCGCGCGTCTTTGCGCCGGCTTAGCGCCGGCGCAAAGCGGCGGCATCGGCGTCGAGCAGCGCCAGGCCGCGCGTGTCGCCGAGCAGCGCGAACGTCTCGCGCGAGCGGCGGCGGACCTCGTCGCGCTCGGCGCGCTCGCCGAGCGCGTGCAGCGTCCCGATCAGCCCCACGTTGCACCACGCCGCCCAGCGCGCGAGGCCCTGACCGGCCCAGAGCCCGGCGGCCAGCGCGTACAGCTCACGAGCGCGGGCGACGTCGCCCGCCCGCTCCTCGACGATCGCCCAGTTCTGGTGCGTGCCGGCCATCGCGGGCAGGTCGTCGGTGGCCTCGAAGCGCTCCAGCGCGGCGGCGCAGACGTCGCGCGCGGCGTCCGGCCGGCCCGCGGCGCTGTGCACGAGCCCGAGGCCGAGGGAGACGACGACCGCGTCGCGGCCCTCGCCGAGCTCCTGGCGCAGCGCGAGCGCCGCCTCCAGCCGCGCGGCCGCGGTGTCGAGGTCGCCGGCGGTGCGCGCGAGGTGGCCGAGGTGGGCGAGCGTCAGCGCCTCGCCGCTGCGGTCGCCGGCCGAGCGGAAGCGCCCGAGCGCCTCGTCCAGCGCGACGCGCGCGGTCGCCAGGGCCGCCGGCTCGGTCGAGCCGGCGCGCGTCGCCCAGGCGAGGTTGTTGAGTGCCAGGCCGAGCGCCTGCTCGCGGTCCAGCCGCCGGAACGGGAAGAGCGTGGCCTCCCAGACCATGCGGGCCGCGCCGTCGGGGCCTTCCGGGAGCGCGAGCATCCCGAACGTCACGGCGTCCAGGAAGCGCTCGCCGCCGGACGGCAGGGCGCGGAGGCGGTCGCACGCGGCGTCGAGCGCGGTCAGCGCCGCGGCGACGTCGGAGCGCTGCCAGGCCGCCATCGCGGCCGCGTGCGCGGCGTTGGCGGCGACGCGCGGGCTGTCGTGGCGCTCGGCGGTCGCGATCGCCTCCTCGCACAGCTGCGCGGAACGCTCCGAAGCGCTCACGTAGGCCTCGTAGAGGGCGTGCTGGATGTGCGCCTCGGCGGTCGCGAGCGGGTCGCCGAGGTCGTCGTAGATCCCGAGCGTCTCCTCCAACCGCCGCAGGTAGGCATAGGGGTCGCCCCGGCGCAGCGCCAACCCCGCGGCGGCCAGGAGCGCCTCGACGCGCAGCGGCGTCCGCTCCGGGGCCGCGCGCAGGACCGCGTCCAGCCACGCCGTGCCCTCCAGGAACCAGGAGCGGTCCAGCCAGAAGCGCCACAGCTGCGTCGCGAGCTCCAGCGCGGCCTGCGGGTCGTGCTTCAAGGCATAGGTCAACGCGGCGCGCAGGTTGTCGTGCTCGTCCTCCAGCGCGTGCAGCGAGTCGTGCTCGCGCGCCAGGCCCAGGCACCAGTCCAGGTGGCGGCGGGCGACCGCGTCGCCCTCGCCGGACGCGTCGAGCTGCTCGTCGGCGAACTGCCGGATCGTGTCCATGCAGCGGAAGCGGCCGTCCTCGGCGACGACGAGCGACTTGTCGACCAGGCGCGCCACGAGGTCGGCGACGCGCCGCGGCGGGACCGCGCCGTCGGCGACGACGGCCTCGGCGGCGTCGAGCGTGAAGCCGGACGAGAAGACCGCCAGCCGGCGGAACATCATGCGCTCGGAGTCGTCGAGCAGGTCGTGGCTCCAGGCGATCGTCGCGCGCAGCGTCTGCTGGCGGGTGCGCGCGGTGCGCGGGCCGGAGCCGAGGACGTCGAGCGCGTCGTCGAGGCGCTCGGCGATCTGCTGGAGCGTCAGCGCGCCGGAGCGCGCCGCGGCGAGCTCCACGGCCAGCGGCATCCGGTCCAGGCGGAAGCAGATGTCGGCGATCAGCGCGTCGTCGTCGGCCGCCGTCCACGTCGCGGCGGCCTGCGGCGCGACCGCGGCGGCGCGGTCGCGGAACAGCTGCGGCGCCTCGGCCAGCGACGGCACGCGCCAGGCGACCTCGGGCGCGCTGCGCAGCGGCTCGCGGCTGGTGGCGAGGAAGCGGACCTCCGGCGCGGTGGCCAGCAGCGCCTCGGTCAGCTGCGCGCACGCGTCGAGGACGTGCTCGCAGGTGTCGAGGACGACCAGCACGCCGGAGGACCGCGCGAGGTGGGCGATCAGCGCGTCGACCGCCGGGCGGTTGGCCGGGATCGGGACGCCGAGCGCCGTCGCGACCGACTGGGCGACGAGCGCGGGGTCGCGCAGCACGCCGAGGTCGACGAGCCACGCGCCGCCGGGCAGGTCGTCGGCGCGGGCCTGCGCGGCCTGGAGCGCCAGGCGCGTCTTGCCGGCGCCGCCCGGGCCGGTCAGCGTCACCAGGCGCGCGCGGTCCAGGAGGCGGTGCAGCTCCTCGAGCTCGCGCTCGCGCCCGATGAAGCTCGTGTGCTGGACCGGGAGCGCGGCGCGGCGGCGCGGCGCCGGCGTGTCGCGCTCGCCCAGCAGCTCGCGGTACAGCGCGCGCGTCTCGGGGTCCGGGTCGGCCTCGTTGTGCTTGCGCAGGGCGGTGCGCAGCCGCTCGAACTCGGCGAGCGCGTCCTGCCGGCGGCCGGCGCCGGCGAGCGCGCGCATGAGCGCGCGGCGGACGGGCTCGTGGCGGGGCGCGTCGACCGCGGCGCGGCTCAGGCCGGCGATCGCCGCGCCGGGGTCCCCGCGCGTGGCGTGGCGCTCGGCAACGCGCACGACGAGGTCGAGGTGCAGCTCGCGCAGCGCGGCGCGCCGGCCCTCGGTCCACTCCTCGAAGCGGTCCTCGGGCAGCAGCTCGCCGGGATAGAGCGCCAGCGCCTCGTCGAGCCCGTCGGGGCGCGCGGCGGCGGCCTCGAAGGCGTCGACGTCGA contains:
- the typA gene encoding translational GTPase TypA, translated to MPSRANNTATRDDLRNVAIIAHVDHGKTTLVDAMLRQSGAFREGAALTDRVMDSMDQERERGITILAKNTAVQYGPTKLNIIDTPGHADFGGEVERGLTMVDGVLLLVDASEGPLPQTRFVLRKALESKLPVVLVVNKIDRPDARIDEVVHEVEELFLDLDAAEEQLEFPIVFTNARAGTASMDQTTPGESLKPLLDLLVETVPPPAYDPDHPSQALVTNLDADPYLGRLGICRVRQGTIRKGDIGWCRADGETVTRAKITELFVTDGLHRVPVDEAGPGEICAVAGLQDVTIGETLADLDDPRPLPVLHVDDPSIGVTIATSTSPFAGKDGNKLTARQIQARLDQELIGNVSIRVEATERPDAWEVQGRGELQLAVLVETMRREGFELLVGQPRVVTREIDGAVHEPMERMTIDVPEDFVGVVTQMLALRKGRLEQMSNHGTGWVRMDYRVPARGLIGFRTEFLTETRGTGIAHSVSDGMEPWHGELRTRPTGALVSDRQGAVTSYSCFQMQDRGSLFVSPGDQVYAGMVIGENARADDLDVNIVREKHLTNVRSATADELERLVPARQLSLDQAMEWLREDECVEVTPKAVRIRKWMLDPNERTKAARRAKAGAAPK
- a CDS encoding FAD-binding oxidoreductase; the encoded protein is MTSLHPASTTLDAGTVQELREGLRGACFTPGDAGYDEARTVWNGMFDDDRPAIVVRCAGVADVIRAVQFARSEGLEIAVRGGGHSLPGFSSSDGGIVIDLGPMKGVRVDPRGRRATAQAGLQWNELDHETQAFGLATTGGLVSTTGVAGFTLGGGIGHLVRAHGLACDRLIGADVVTADGQVVRAGMGSDEEAELLWALKGGGGNFGIVTSLDFQLASVGPVVYGGAAFFPATQLREILVRVREMVDAGMPEELTLLVNMTTAPPAPFLPEEMHGHPGVAVAACWSGPLEDGEAALAPIRALGPGVDLLGPIPYTALQSLLDPLFEKGARNHMKAGYLPELSDAVIDRLAEGHAGRPAPACELHIHTMGGAAARVPADASAFPHRSAPYVVNFMSRWEDPTQDEECLAWGRDVYASLEEHTTGGAYINFLGDEGQDRVRAAYGDETYARLAAVKAKYDPDNVFHRNQNIAPA
- a CDS encoding BTAD domain-containing putative transcriptional regulator; this translates as MDTGTLSITLLGGFSVVIDGVDVDDRAWRLRKARSLVKVAALAPGRRVHRDIVCELLWPDRDASAAANNLHQALHAARRALGDPSALALADDVLALTPDAHVDVDAFEAAAARPDGLDEALALYPGELLPEDRFEEWTEGRRAALRELHLDLVVRVAERHATRGDPGAAIAGLSRAAVDAPRHEPVRRALMRALAGAGRRQDALAEFERLRTALRKHNEADPDPETRALYRELLGERDTPAPRRRAALPVQHTSFIGRERELEELHRLLDRARLVTLTGPGGAGKTRLALQAAQARADDLPGGAWLVDLGVLRDPALVAQSVATALGVPIPANRPAVDALIAHLARSSGVLVVLDTCEHVLDACAQLTEALLATAPEVRFLATSREPLRSAPEVAWRVPSLAEAPQLFRDRAAAVAPQAAATWTAADDDALIADICFRLDRMPLAVELAAARSGALTLQQIAERLDDALDVLGSGPRTARTRQQTLRATIAWSHDLLDDSERMMFRRLAVFSSGFTLDAAEAVVADGAVPPRRVADLVARLVDKSLVVAEDGRFRCMDTIRQFADEQLDASGEGDAVARRHLDWCLGLAREHDSLHALEDEHDNLRAALTYALKHDPQAALELATQLWRFWLDRSWFLEGTAWLDAVLRAAPERTPLRVEALLAAAGLALRRGDPYAYLRRLEETLGIYDDLGDPLATAEAHIQHALYEAYVSASERSAQLCEEAIATAERHDSPRVAANAAHAAAMAAWQRSDVAAALTALDAACDRLRALPSGGERFLDAVTFGMLALPEGPDGAARMVWEATLFPFRRLDREQALGLALNNLAWATRAGSTEPAALATARVALDEALGRFRSAGDRSGEALTLAHLGHLARTAGDLDTAAARLEAALALRQELGEGRDAVVVSLGLGLVHSAAGRPDAARDVCAAALERFEATDDLPAMAGTHQNWAIVEERAGDVARARELYALAAGLWAGQGLARWAAWCNVGLIGTLHALGERAERDEVRRRSRETFALLGDTRGLALLDADAAALRRR